In Planctomycetaceae bacterium, the DNA window GTCGTTTCCGGCAATCGTTGGCGGTTCATGCCTGACAACCGGTTCAAACGCCCAGTGCTGTCCCCAGGGCGCCCCCTGCTGAATCCATGTGGTGAGCAATTGTATTTCAGCGGGTGTCAGCGATTTTCCGGAGTCGACGGGAGGCATGATTAAATCCGCGTCGTCAGAATTGATGCGAGCCAGCAGCTCGCTGTTCTTCGCGTCTCCCGCAATGATTGCGGCATGGCTGCCGTCGCGATCTGCCTTTGCCGATGATTCATCATCGAGTCGAAGTTCTGCCTTCCTCTCGTGTTCATCAGGTCCGTGACACCGAAAGCATTTGTCCGACAGGATCGGGCGAATCTGTGTCGCGAACGATATTTCATCAGCAGACAGATCGCTGAACGGAAAAGAACCAGTGCTCACCGACAGAATCACGGCAAATACAATCAGGGTCAGCCGTGACGGCTGGAAATGGACAATGTCGAATTTCATCTTTAGTCTCGTGCGGTCTGAATGCTGCGTCTTTCGACTTGCCGTGGTCAGGCTCGATTGAAAAACCGGGTGGCTGAGTTCATTGGCCCGCAACCCGGGCATCGAAGCCCGGCAAACGAACCTGACACTGATACTGCCCGTTTACTTGAACATTGCGTCTTTCTGATCGCCTCGACTTAACAGATAGGCCAGCAGATCGAGAACTTCATCCTGGTTCAGGGTCTTGAGCAGATCCTGAGGCATGATCGAAACCGTTGCGGGCAGAATCTCTTCGATCGATGCCTTCGGTATATCAGCAATCTTTGTACTGTCCTCCGGATCAGTCAACACGCTGATCTGCTTTTCGTTCTCCGAAACGATTCGACCGGTGATAATCTTTCCTTCGTCCGTGACGACTGTACTTGCTTTGTACTGGTCGCTGATGATCTTGCTGGGTTCGATGATGGCTTCGGTCAGTGCATCGACACTAAAGCGACCAGCCAGCTGAGTCAGGTCCGGGCCCGTTGCACCTCCATCGCCAGCAAATCGGTGGCAAAGAATACAACGCGCGGCAGCAAACATTTTCTGACCGTTGTCGTAGTTTCGGTTCTTCAGGCCATCCTTTGCCAGATCGCGGACTTCCTGCAGAGTCCATGCCTTTCCGGGACCGACTGGCTGTGGCAGTTGGGCCACTTTGTAGGGCGAACGAGCTCCCGCACGTTCCACCAGAATGCGATCATCAAACGGAGTGATATCCCAGGCTTCCTGCTCGATGTTCTGCAGAAACTTCTTGAAGCTGTTGCCGCCGGACCACTGTTGAGCTCGCCCGAACCAGCGGAAGTAATCGGCTCGCAATTCCGGCGTCCATCCAGCTTTCGCAACTCGAAGACAGAACGCATACCACATCTGCTGCTTGTCCGGCTGATTGTCGATCATCGCTTTGATCGCACTGCCGTAACCACGATTACGAGTCAGCAGTTCGCCCATATCGATGTCTTCCCGCTGCGGCGGAGCGTTCATCAGATCGATCGTTTTGGCTACGACCGTCGGCGAATCCAGGTAGACAAGCATCTGGCAGAGTTCGCGATTCAGACGCCAGTCATTTGAGGGAAAGGCGTTTTCAAACAGACTTCGCCATTCCGATTTCTCTGCATCGGACGGCTCGCCCAGTCGAATGAACGTCAGCGACAGAGCGCGGAGATAATCCAGTTTTCGCTGAGTATCCTGCTGATCAAACGAAACCGTCCTGAGTAGCTCCAACGCTGGTCCCCGAACAGCCGACGCATCGAGACTGTTGCGTCCGACGCCTCTCACGACCGAGAGAGTCAGTCCGATTCGATGAATCGCCGGCATCGACTGTTCAGTGACTGCTTTCAGCATCGCTTCACCCGCAGATGGATTGTATGTGACGCCACGAAGTGCGTTCTTCATCATGGAATCGGCTTCAACCTCTTCGCCGTCCGGCAACCACGCCGATGCTTTGTAGTCGATCATCTTTTGTACAAACTGCGAGAAGTCGGTATCCAATCCATGAAACTCTTCGAGGAATCTTCGAGCGGCTCGCTGATCGTGGCCCGGTTGATTCTGTATCTGTGCGGGAGCCGTTGATTCGCTACCAGCGTACGTCACTCGATAAAGTTCCGACTGTGTCCCGCGTCCGCCAACGGTGAAATACAACGCCCCGTCCGGACCGGCAGCGCAGTCGGTCAGCGGCAGCGCGTTTCTGGCGACGAATTCTTCTTTGACGGCTTTGTAGCTGCTTTGATGGGGTTCCGTGTGAATGGCGTACATCGTGCCGAAGGTCCAGTCGCAGATGTAGAACGCCTTCTGGTATTTGGCCGGGAACTTCAGCGGAGCGAACACGAATTCCCCTTTGCTGCCGAACGCTGTTGCCGAAACAGTGGCGCGAGCATTCTTCGCGATCGGTGAGTCGGCCTTCAGGGGAGGGCCATAACCAAAGTCCGCACCAACCGGAGATCCCGGGCCGATGTCGACCATCGCCGGAAGGCTGTCTATGTAGTATTCCGGCCACTTGCCTGTTCCGCTGCGCCAGCCGAATTCGCTTCCGCTGGTGGCATGGACAACACGAGTCGGTCGGTACCACGGCGTGCCGACATCCCATTCCATGTCGGCGTCGTACGCAAACAATTCGCCGTCCGCGTTGAATGCCATGTCGTACGGATTGCGGTAGCCAATGCTCCAGATGTCCCATGTTTTGCCGTCCGGGTCGGTGCTGGCGATCCAGCCGCCCGGCGCCATGACTCCGCGAGCGTGACCGTTGGCATCCCACATTCTGGGCAACAAAAGATCTTCACCCCAGTTGGTCGGAATGCGACTGCTGTAGCTTTCGTTTTCAAGTTCCTCGCCCGCATTGAAAGGCGGTTGCGTATGGTTTCCGGCGATGACGAAGATGCGTTTTCCATCGGGAGATAGTCGGATCGAATGCGGACCGTGCTCGCCACCGCCTCGAAACTCCTTTAGCTTCACGCATTCATCAAATTGATCGTCGCCGTCGGTATCGCGAGCCCGATACAGGCCACTACCTGGTCCGCCATTGCAGCAGAAATACAGCGAATCAAACGCCCACAGCATGCCCTGAGCACCGCTGGGCTTGAACTCGCACTTTGAAAAGTCCAGACGTTCGACGATGGTTTCACCGCTGCCATCGACGGCGGGCAGCGTGATTCGGCAAATCCCTTTGTCGCCCTGATCACTGGCCAGAAGGCGACCATTATTGTCGAATGCAATGCAGACCCACGAACCAAGCTCGTCCTTCGGAACCGTGAACAGTTTGTCGACGACAAATCCGGGCGGCACTTCGAACGTTCCATTTGGTACACGAGTGCCTTCTCCGACGCTGTTGAAAACGGATCCCCATGGACCGTCACCGTACGTTGCCCGCAGTGATGCCTTTCTCCCGCCGACTTCGTCCTTCGATTCCGCCATCCAGTCTGCATTTGTCACAACAGACAACAGCTCTCCGGACTGATCCTGAATCACAAGTTTCAGAACAAATGCGGCGACGCCCCCCTGGTTGCTCACGTTTGCTGTGATTGTGTTCTCGCCGTTCTGAAGCAATGGAGCCACATTGGCTGACATTGGCTGCTGCCACTCACTGCTGGTGGCAACCTGTTTGCCATTAATGAACACCGTACCGACATTGTCGCACGATGCGATCAAACGGGCCGCCCGAATCTCACCGACGACGAACGTCGTTTTCAACACGTAGCTTTGGTTATTGTCTTCCCCCCAAATCCAGGCCGGGACCGGCCCCTTCGAAAACTCACCATCAGAGATCAAAGACGCGGTTGGCTTTTCCGGCACCGCCCCCCGTTCCAGGGAAGGTTGTCGTTCGACGGATTGTTTCCGCGGCTGCTGGGCAAGGGCGTTTCCACAGGAAAACAGGAGCATTGCAGAACATGCGATAAGCGGGATCTGAGACATATTCATGGAATGGAACCATCGGTGAGTTAGTCGTGGGGATACAAAGGCAGGGTACGCATTATTTCACAAAGTGGCGGTGGAATGGAAACGAAAACCATCCCTCGCGCTCTATGTCCTGACGTAACGCTCAGCGAATCGCGTTACGAGAATCGGACTTCGAATTTTTCGCATGCCGCAGATCAGGACAACAGAACAGCCAATCGACAGGCCACTGATCCAAACTGGTGCAGAGGATGCTGGCCCGGTGGACACGGGATTGACAAAGCCGGGAATCGCGAGAACGACCCCGGCCGAAAATGCCCCACCGGCAGTAATCAACGTGCGATTCCGGCAGCGATGAGTGTCCTGGAAATATTCAGTGACCAGACTTTGGCTACCATGGCTGGCGGCAAAAGCAATTGAAGCAATGATTACCAACAAAGAAAGCCAGGCGGTGCCGAATGGTACCATCAGCAATCCCGTCGCAGCGGTGAATAGAATCAACAGGGCTGTCGGCAGGGCAAGTGTGTGACCGGTGAACCGCACGAGCCGTCGGTAGATTGCCACTGCAACCATGATCGCCACCGGAGTGATGACTCTTCCGGCTCCGGAATTTGAAATTTCTACCAAAGTACCGGTCACAACACCGGGCAGCAAAAGCCATCCAGCAGTCGCAAAACACCATCCTGCCCACATCGGCGTCGGTGTACTTGTCACAACACTGCAGCAGTTTTCTTCCCCGCAACCCCCGGTACCCTCAGTCACCTCATGTGCCGGATGATCATGATCGTGATCATGATCGTGATTTGACTTTTGGTCATCACAAATTGTGTCGCAACAGGAAGAGCTGGCGGATGACGCGAGTGGAGTCTCCGGCGCGGCGGTAAATCCGGCGACCCCTGTGAACAGGAAGCCAACCAGAGGTGCAAGAACTATCGCTGCACTGCCGGTGAGCGTTGTTAGCCATTCCGGGTGTGAATTGCCGCCGAGGCTTGCAAGAGCGGTCATGAATAACGCTGCCGGGACTGAAAATCCAACGATGCCAGTGACGCGCCACCGGTCACGATTGGGTGTCGTTTCCATGATCGCCTGCTGTCCGGACCTCCACAGGATCGAAACGGCGAGTCCGCTGAGGATCGCGACAACTGGCCAGTGGTCCAGAATCGCAAACCAGTCGAAACAGATCCACGCGCACATCAGCAAGGCGGCGATCCACCCAACAATGAGCGCTGTCACGCGGAACAGCCAATAAACTGCGAAGAACCCCGCCCCCATCGCCATGAGTTGGATGGACGAGAACGACACCCATCCGTAATTCAAGAGCTGGCCAGTCGTATCGGAAATGCTGCCAGAATCGATCGCGGTGTCATCGATCGCGGTGTCATCGCTCGTGGTGCCATCGTTCGCGGTGTCATCGTTCGCGGCGTGCAGAAAAGTGTCATCGGGAACTTGTTGAGGCAATTCGAACAGCAGCCAGGTGAGCAGGAATTGGGAAAGAATAACTGCAACGATTCGAAAAGGGTTGAGCTTTGGCTGTGTCGTGCGCTGAGTTTGTATGATGGTTTTCGGGTGTGCCATGGGCCTGACAGACAATCTGGAAGACGACTTCAATGGAGTCAATTGGGTGAGAAGTTACCATCCCGAATCGCTCAGTGCTTTCGATCACCTGGCACAAATGACGAACTTTCATTCGATTACCCTGCAATGGACCATTCGATGTTTCAGCTCTCAGGAAAAACAGCGCTTGTCACAGGCGCCGGGCGAGGAATTGGACGCGGTTGCGCATTGGAACTGGCGCGCGCAGGCGCCGACATTGTGGTGAATGACCGCCCCGAAAGCACTGATCTGTCGGAGACCGCTCGGCTGATTCAAAATCTCGGACGCCGGTGCGAAGTGGTCAGGTGCGACGTTTTCAGCCGCGAAGGATGCGAATCACTGGTCGCAGCAGCAATCGAGGCCGTTGGGCAGATTGACATTCTGGTCAGTAATCCGGCCTTCAGTCGGCGAGGCAGTTTTCTGGAATACGATCCGGAACTGTTTCAGCAAACGATTCAGGGAACTCTGATCAGCGGCTTTCATATGAGCCAACTGGTTGCCCGCCATATGGTATCCCGGCGAATTCGGGGCCGAATCATCTTTATTTCAAGTGTCCAGGCCGAAATGCCATTTGAGCTGTGCGGTGCGTATGGAGCCGCAAAAGCCGGACTTAATCACTTCACGCGGTCTGTTTCGGTCGAACTTTCGCGGCACCGTATCAATGTCAATGCCATTGCACCCGGCTGGATTGACACGCCCGCTGAGCATCTCACATTCAGCGATGAAACCCTGGCAGAACAGGGGCAGCGTCTACCCTGGGGACGGCTGGGGCTGCCAGAAGACATTGGTCAGGCCGCTACATTTCTGGCGAGCGACGCGGCAGATTACATCACCGGAGTCATTCTGCCCGTCGACGGAGGTTTCCGGTTCAAGGACTGCGGAGCAGAACCTATTCGCAGTCCCACACCTGCTCCAGAGTGCCCAAAGGACTTCGGAGCGGAGGACTCCGCTCAGGTGAATTCCGTCCCCAACTGATTCACTCGTTGTTGACACCGCAAGCTTGTGCCCAGACCTCAGTTGAAGAACAATGCATGCAGAACCCAGGCGTGGCAAACAGTACTGCTCCCGCTGACCGAATTCTCCGCCCGAACCCTGTTCCCAGAGTCCCGATTATGCCGATCAACCGAACCAAATGCGTGGCCAGTGCCCTTGCAGTTGCCGCAGTCTGCTTCTCGTGGGCCGTGATGGCGGAGGATCCCGTTTCTGTGAAGCAACGTGTCGCCCAGTATGCGCCCGTCAGATTGTCCGCGGACCTGTCCGGATTGTCGGACAAAGAACGAGACACCATTCGACTGCTGATCCAGGCGGCAGAGCAGATGGATCATATTTTCTGGCGCGAAGCCTGGGGACACCGGAAGCAACTGATGGAACGCATCCAGGATCCAGCAGTCAGGCGATTTGCCGAAATCAACTATGGACCATGGGATCGCCTGGGTGCCAATGCCTCTTTTGTGGAAGGGATCGGTCCAAAACCGTTGGGAGCGAACTTCTATCCGAAAGATATGACCAAAGAAGAGTTTGAGGCCTGGGTGGAATCTCATCCGGATCAGGCAAAGGCATTCCGCAGCCTGTATACGATCGTCCGAAGAACGAAAGACGGAAAGCTGCGGACGATTCCTTATCACAAGTTCTTCGCCGATCGAACACAGATTGCCGCCGAAAAACTACGTGCCGCTGCGGAGCTTGCTGAAGACGAGAAATGGAAAACGTACTTGACGCTTCGAGCCGACGCGCTGTTGTCTGATGATTTTCAGCCAAGTGATCTGGCATGGATGGACATGAAGTCAAACACCCTGGATATCGTCATCGGTCCCATCGAAAACTATGAGGACCGCATGTTTGGATACAAGGCTGCCCACGAAGCATACGTCCTGATCAAAGATCGCGAATGGAGCGGCCGACTGAGCAAATACGCATCTCTGCTGCCGGAACTTCAAAAGTCACTGCCGGTTTCTGAAGAATTCAAGTCTGAATCGCCCGGCACGGATTCGGACCTGAATGCGTACGATGTGGTCTATTACGCGGGAGACTGCAATTCCGGGTCAAAGACAATCGCCATCAATCTGCCCAACGATGAGGAAGTGCAGCTGAAGAAAGGAACTCGTCGGTTACAACTGAAGAACGCGATGCGAGCCAAATTCGATCGTATCGTTGAGCCCATTGCAGACGAACTTCTGGATCCTGCTCAACGCGAACACGTCACGTTCGACGCATTCTTCTCGAACACGATGCTGCACGAAGTTGCGCATGGGCTCGGAATCAAGAACGTTGTCGCTGGCAGCGGTACTGTCCGTCAGGCATTGAGAGAACTCGGCGCACCGCTTGAGGAATGCAAAGCCGATATTCTTGGACTTTACCTCGCTTCCGAACTGCGTAAACGCAACGTGTTGACAGAAGGTACACTTCGGGACAACTACGTCACTTACATGGCGGGCATCTTTCGCTCCAGCCGTTTTGGGGCGACAAGTGCGCATGGTCGGGCAAACATGATCAGTTTCAACTTCTTCCAGAAGCACGGTGCTTTCACACGCGGAGAGAACGGTCGATATCGCGTCGATTTCGATCGAATGGAATCTGCCATTCAGGCGTTGACGGAATTACTGCTGACGACTCAGGGCAATGGCCGATATGAAGGCGCGGCTGAAGTGCTGGATACCTTCGCTGTGGTTGGACAACAGCTGCAGGCGGATCTGGATCGACTCCGTGATGCGAATATCCCTGTTGATGTCGTCTTTGAGCAGGGACTTCAGGTCCTGGGCCTGGATTAGCAGCGTTCTGAATTCAGATGTTCCACGTTCGAAACCAGATTCGGGCAGGATCGTTCCAGCGGCTTCAGGCAGCGGAATGGCTGTTTTTGAAGATGGAAGAGGTCAGACATGTTTTATTCGAATAGTGCACGACGTGGATTCCTGAAGGCCAGCGGTGTTTGCGTCGCCCTGCCAACTCTGGAATCGTTGTTTCCGGCCATTAGCTCTGCATCTTCAGGGACCCGGATCAATACGCCACGACGCCTGGTTTGCGTTGGTAATGAATTCGGAATGTATCCTGGCGCTTTCTGGCCTAAAGAGGCGGGGCCCGACTACGAATTCACTCCTTTGCTCAGGCCATTGGAAGCCCATCGCTCAAGAATGACCTTGTTTTCTCATCTTGATCACGGTCTTAAGGGCGGCCATTTCGCGGTGCATACCTACCTGACCGGCGTCCATTCATCAGAAGGCAAGTCCATGCCGGAAGGCGGAATGAGCCTGGATCAGCGGGCGGCGGAGTTCGTCGGGTCAGCCACGCGGTTCCCTTCTTTAACGATCGGATCCGAAGACGGCTTGCATGGTGGGTGCATGATGAGCTGGACGCGAACGGGGACACGGATTCCACCGGTACCCGGGCCGAGAGAATTATTCCGAAATTTATTCGTCGATGACACGGCTGCCGCTCGTCGTGCAGCGCAACAACGCATTGCGTTGCAGGAATCGATTCTGGATGCAGTTCGCGGTGACGCAAACGATCTCAGAAGAAGAGTCAGTCGAAGTGACAATCAGAAGCTGGAGGAATATTTCACATCGGTGCGGGAGGTTGAACTCAAACTGCAGCTGGACAAGCACTGGCAGCAAATTGCAAAGCCAAAAACAGACATGCAGGAACCAGTCAATGAAGGACTTACAAGGGACCTCCCGAAAATCTACGACCTGATTGCCCTCGCGCTTCAGACGGACTCAACGCGTGTGGCCACGGTGGAAGTCGGCGGCAGCTTTGTCGCGGCCGATCTCGGCATTCGGGCTGGGTATCACGGGTTGTCACACCACGGTCAGGTGGAAGAAAGTATCAGGCTGCTGACACAAATTGAGCTGTATCAGACGGAACAGTTCGCTCGTTTCCTGGACAAACTGGCTTCGATCAGGGAACCAGAAACAGACAGAACACTGCTCGACTCCACAATAGCCATGTTTGGAAGTGGCATGGGCAACGCAAATTCTCACACGAATCACGATTTGCCAATCCTTGTTGCAGGTGGTTCCTTTCGACATGGAGAACACAAAGCGTATCCGACAGAAAGCCATGGAAGGGTGCCGCTCTGCAATCTGTTCGTGACACTGCTGCAGCAATTCGGCGTCGAAACGGATCGTTTCAGCTCCAGCACCGGCACATTGACAGGATTTGATACGGCAGGCTGAGCCAGCCACGGCCAACCCCCTTAGGGTGCATCTCACATCTGGAGCCGTGCATAACCATAGGTATCTCACTCTCTTCACGGAGCCAGTGCATTAATATTTGATTATGGATTGCCCCATTATTCCCCATGGTGTAAGGTGCGGATTATCATTCACCTGTAAGAGGTGCCTTCATCGAGAACCTTCGCTGAATGGGGAATTCACGCATGTCCAGGGATCACGTTCTTTCCATCAAAGAGTTCACGAAATCTTTAGGGGATTCTTACCCTTCACTGAAGCAAATTGCGTTTTTGGCAGGCGTGCTGATCTTCAACGACGCCATGTGCTATGGGGATGTCATCACGTCTCTCGATTTCAGCGATGCCGGACTCTGGTCAGTCAGTCTCACGGAAAGCAATTCAGCGGAGAATTCATCCTCCGTCACCGGCGGTACACTTCAGGCCGCAAAGAAAGCAGGATCCGGTGGAGTACGGCTGTCGGTCGATCTGATTGGTGCCATCTCGACGGTGGGTTATCAGAACATCAGACTGGCATTCCAGGGCCAGTCGGCAGATACGCTGGAATGGAATGCGAATATGACGGCGGCGGTGGCCAGTACCGACGGGCTTCGAATTTTTGGCAGCGGCGTTGATATCAATGCGAACAGCCTGAATGATCTGACCGGAACAGCGGCTGAATTGGATTTCCAGAACGGCGAGTTCTTCCCAACGTCCAATTTCGGTTCGGACTTTACTTTCAGCCCTTCCACCGCCAATTCGTCCATCACGAACCTGTCATTCCTGCTTCAGGTCAATGCGGACGCAGAGAAGTTAACCCTTTCCAACGTGCAGATTCTCGGAGACATGATCCCGGCATCGGTGCCTGAACCGTCGTCGATCGGGCTGATCTTTCTCGGATGCATCGGTTACGTGTCCCGACGTTTCACCAGAATCCCTCCCGAAGTGCCGTAGCCGCAGCGACTGCGTTCCTTTTCGATTGTGGCTGTACGAGAGAAATCTCTGCGGAAGCACTTGCACGGCAATGCTCGGAATTTGAGCCCGGCAATGCTGGCCGCTTGCAGTACCGAGCCATGTAGAAGAATATTCAGACGAATCCCGCGTCCCCACGACACACAATCGTCGCAATGTTTTTCTGCAGGTAAATTCATGCCACGCCTCAAATCGTCAACCCTTCAGGCGTATGTCTTCTGCGCTGCCTTTGTTGTTGGAACTGGCCACGCTTCCGGCGATTCAGTGAAATTGATTCCTCGGTCGATTTCACTGCAGGGGCCGGAAGGGCGTCACCAGATTCTGGTGGAGCGATACGACGGGGAGGAAGCGATCGGTCCGGCAGATCCCGGTGTGATCGTGACATCGGATGATTCCAAAGTGGCACGCGTTGAGAACAACGTTGTCATCGCGACCGGCAATGGAACGACGACGATTCGGCTGGAGGGAGACGCAGAGACCGATGCGGTCACGGTCAATGTCCGTGGGTTTGACGACCGGCCGGCGTGGTCGTTTCGGAATGATATCCAGCCCATCATGGCGAGGTTGGGTTGCAATTCCGGTCCCTGTCATGGTGCTCTCGCAGGAAAAGGCGGATTCCGTTTGTCTCTGCGAGGGTATGATCCTGAACGCGACCATTTCTCAATGGTTCATCAGCAACAGGGGCGTCGTGTTGAGCTTTCGGATCCCGCGTACAGTCTGCTGCTGACAAAACCTACGCAAACGGTCCCGCATAAAGGTGGCCTGCGTCTGGTTCCGGAATCGCGACATTACCGTGTGCTGTCGCAATGGATTGCAGACGGCGCAGCACCTCCGGCGGATTCCGATCCGGTGCTTCAGAGACTTCAGATTCTGCCAGAGCGGGCGACACTGACTGC includes these proteins:
- a CDS encoding c-type cytochrome, which translates into the protein MNMSQIPLIACSAMLLFSCGNALAQQPRKQSVERQPSLERGAVPEKPTASLISDGEFSKGPVPAWIWGEDNNQSYVLKTTFVVGEIRAARLIASCDNVGTVFINGKQVATSSEWQQPMSANVAPLLQNGENTITANVSNQGGVAAFVLKLVIQDQSGELLSVVTNADWMAESKDEVGGRKASLRATYGDGPWGSVFNSVGEGTRVPNGTFEVPPGFVVDKLFTVPKDELGSWVCIAFDNNGRLLASDQGDKGICRITLPAVDGSGETIVERLDFSKCEFKPSGAQGMLWAFDSLYFCCNGGPGSGLYRARDTDGDDQFDECVKLKEFRGGGEHGPHSIRLSPDGKRIFVIAGNHTQPPFNAGEELENESYSSRIPTNWGEDLLLPRMWDANGHARGVMAPGGWIASTDPDGKTWDIWSIGYRNPYDMAFNADGELFAYDADMEWDVGTPWYRPTRVVHATSGSEFGWRSGTGKWPEYYIDSLPAMVDIGPGSPVGADFGYGPPLKADSPIAKNARATVSATAFGSKGEFVFAPLKFPAKYQKAFYICDWTFGTMYAIHTEPHQSSYKAVKEEFVARNALPLTDCAAGPDGALYFTVGGRGTQSELYRVTYAGSESTAPAQIQNQPGHDQRAARRFLEEFHGLDTDFSQFVQKMIDYKASAWLPDGEEVEADSMMKNALRGVTYNPSAGEAMLKAVTEQSMPAIHRIGLTLSVVRGVGRNSLDASAVRGPALELLRTVSFDQQDTQRKLDYLRALSLTFIRLGEPSDAEKSEWRSLFENAFPSNDWRLNRELCQMLVYLDSPTVVAKTIDLMNAPPQREDIDMGELLTRNRGYGSAIKAMIDNQPDKQQMWYAFCLRVAKAGWTPELRADYFRWFGRAQQWSGGNSFKKFLQNIEQEAWDITPFDDRILVERAGARSPYKVAQLPQPVGPGKAWTLQEVRDLAKDGLKNRNYDNGQKMFAAARCILCHRFAGDGGATGPDLTQLAGRFSVDALTEAIIEPSKIISDQYKASTVVTDEGKIITGRIVSENEKQISVLTDPEDSTKIADIPKASIEEILPATVSIMPQDLLKTLNQDEVLDLLAYLLSRGDQKDAMFK
- a CDS encoding MFS transporter, with translation MAHPKTIIQTQRTTQPKLNPFRIVAVILSQFLLTWLLFELPQQVPDDTFLHAANDDTANDGTTSDDTAIDDTAIDSGSISDTTGQLLNYGWVSFSSIQLMAMGAGFFAVYWLFRVTALIVGWIAALLMCAWICFDWFAILDHWPVVAILSGLAVSILWRSGQQAIMETTPNRDRWRVTGIVGFSVPAALFMTALASLGGNSHPEWLTTLTGSAAIVLAPLVGFLFTGVAGFTAAPETPLASSASSSCCDTICDDQKSNHDHDHDHDHPAHEVTEGTGGCGEENCCSVVTSTPTPMWAGWCFATAGWLLLPGVVTGTLVEISNSGAGRVITPVAIMVAVAIYRRLVRFTGHTLALPTALLILFTAATGLLMVPFGTAWLSLLVIIASIAFAASHGSQSLVTEYFQDTHRCRNRTLITAGGAFSAGVVLAIPGFVNPVSTGPASSAPVWISGLSIGCSVVLICGMRKIRSPILVTRFAERYVRT
- a CDS encoding SDR family oxidoreductase encodes the protein MFQLSGKTALVTGAGRGIGRGCALELARAGADIVVNDRPESTDLSETARLIQNLGRRCEVVRCDVFSREGCESLVAAAIEAVGQIDILVSNPAFSRRGSFLEYDPELFQQTIQGTLISGFHMSQLVARHMVSRRIRGRIIFISSVQAEMPFELCGAYGAAKAGLNHFTRSVSVELSRHRINVNAIAPGWIDTPAEHLTFSDETLAEQGQRLPWGRLGLPEDIGQAATFLASDAADYITGVILPVDGGFRFKDCGAEPIRSPTPAPECPKDFGAEDSAQVNSVPN
- a CDS encoding DUF1552 domain-containing protein; amino-acid sequence: MFYSNSARRGFLKASGVCVALPTLESLFPAISSASSGTRINTPRRLVCVGNEFGMYPGAFWPKEAGPDYEFTPLLRPLEAHRSRMTLFSHLDHGLKGGHFAVHTYLTGVHSSEGKSMPEGGMSLDQRAAEFVGSATRFPSLTIGSEDGLHGGCMMSWTRTGTRIPPVPGPRELFRNLFVDDTAAARRAAQQRIALQESILDAVRGDANDLRRRVSRSDNQKLEEYFTSVREVELKLQLDKHWQQIAKPKTDMQEPVNEGLTRDLPKIYDLIALALQTDSTRVATVEVGGSFVAADLGIRAGYHGLSHHGQVEESIRLLTQIELYQTEQFARFLDKLASIREPETDRTLLDSTIAMFGSGMGNANSHTNHDLPILVAGGSFRHGEHKAYPTESHGRVPLCNLFVTLLQQFGVETDRFSSSTGTLTGFDTAG
- a CDS encoding PEP-CTERM sorting domain-containing protein → MSRDHVLSIKEFTKSLGDSYPSLKQIAFLAGVLIFNDAMCYGDVITSLDFSDAGLWSVSLTESNSAENSSSVTGGTLQAAKKAGSGGVRLSVDLIGAISTVGYQNIRLAFQGQSADTLEWNANMTAAVASTDGLRIFGSGVDINANSLNDLTGTAAELDFQNGEFFPTSNFGSDFTFSPSTANSSITNLSFLLQVNADAEKLTLSNVQILGDMIPASVPEPSSIGLIFLGCIGYVSRRFTRIPPEVP